The genomic region GATCACAACCAAATCAAAAAACGACGTTACCCCCTCCAGTTTAAATTAACAGCATTTATCCTTCTCGGAATTCTTATCTCTTTCGCTTTACAAGGGTATGCGCTTTACTCAATTATTTTTTCTACGCTATTTCAACTGTTAAACTATTGGTTTATTTTCAGCTTTTTTAAAGATACCAGATCGCAAAAAAAGGCAATCTCACTTCGATTTGTGAACACAGGCTTATGGTTAGGAGTCTTATCTACACTAGTTCCTTTTGGTATTGGAGCACTTTCAGCTAAAGGAATGGGAGGCACAGAACCTTACAATGCACTTGTCTATACTTTTCTTCACTTACAATATAATGGTTGGTTCTTATTTGTTGTGATAGGACTATTTTTTAAGTACCTTGAAGTCAATCAAATTGACTATCATCTAAAAGCAGTACAACGGTTTTATGGCTTATTTAAGTTAGCTGTTCTCCCGTCAATTGCTTTATCATTTATTGGGATGCAATTCGAAAAAACCATTCTTCCAATTGCTTACTTTTCTGCTTTGCTTTTACTTTTAGGCATCTTCTTTTTTATACAATCTTCTTTTAAGGCTATTCAAAAAATAGTACAAGAAAAGAAAAAATGGGTTGGGCTATTCTTTGCTACTTTTTTTATTGCTTTTATTCTTAAAACAATTATACAATCCATCTCAATTTTCCCTGTATTTGAAAGCCTCGCCTTTCACAACAGGCCTATTATTCTAGCCTATTTACATCTTAGTTTAATTGGTGTCATATCATTTTTATTATTGGCTTTACTGATCGATCTAAAATGGCTTTCCTATTCTATTCCTACAAAATTAGGAGCATTCTTTTTCTTTTTAGGTTTTATCTTAACAGAATTATTACTCACCATAGGAGGGCTAGGTCTATCCTATCAATACCTTGGACTATCTTTAGGAAGTTTATCTATGGTTATTGGAATTTTATTCTTTATAGTTAGTCCTAATACAAAAGCTTAATTCTGAATATCCCTTTAGTATAATTTGTTTTTAGCTAACATAAATCATATTTTTATAAAGGACAAAATCATCCTTTATAAAATGTAGAACTATAAATTTGTACTATAATGTTTTCAAAATCATGCGAATATGGATTACGGGCTGCAATTTTTATTGCGCAGCAATCAACTTTAAAGCAAAAAGTTCATCTCAATGATATTGCCTCTGAAATTGATTCTCCTTCTGCTTTTACGGCAAAAATTTTACAATTATTGACCAAACAGAATATCGTTAAAGCCATCAAAGGCCCTTATGGAGGTTTTTTGATCGAAGAGCAACAATTAGAACAATTATTACTTAGCGATATTGTTGACGCCATTGATGGAAATCAAATATATACTGGATGTGGTCTAGGATTAAAACAATGTGATGCAAAGTCTCCCTGTCCGTTACACCACCAATTTGTAAACATTAGAAATGAACTAAAAACAATGTTAGAATCTACAACGCTAAAGAGTCTAGCTAATGAAATGCATACCAACTTAGTTTGGTTAAAAAGATAGTACTATGGAAATAACTAAAGATACATTTATTGGTGAAATAGTAGCCAATAATTATGAAACCGCAACAGTGTTTAGTAAGCATCAAATTGATTTTTGTTGTAATGGGAATCGAACTTTAGCAACTGCTTGTGAAACAACAGCAGTTTCGGTTTTAGACTTAATTGAGGAATTATCCTCAGTAACCAGCCATGAGAATGAATCTCAAAATTACCACAGTTGGGACCTAGGGTTCTTGGCTGACTACATCTATAATCAACACCACACTTACATCGAAAGGAAAGTTCCTGAAATAAAGCAGTATCTAACCAAAATCACAAGTGTACATGGAGAGCAACACCCTGAATTGCATCAAATTAAATCGTTATTTTTTGGTGCAGCAGATGATTTAATTCCCCATTTAAAAAAAGAAGAATTAATTCTTTTTCCCTATTTCAAAAAACTAGACCAGGCTTTAAAAACGAAATCTAAAGTACAATCTCCACAATTTGGAACTGTTATGAATCCCATTAACATGATGCACCATGAACATGATAATGAGGGAAATCGTTTTAGAGAAATAGCTCGACTTTCCAATAACTATACACCTCCCAAAGATGCTTGTAACTCTTATCGTGTAACCTATGCATTATTACAAGAATTTGAAAAAGATCTACATAAACACATTCATATCGAAAATAACATTCTCTTTAAAAGAGCCATTGCATTGGAGAAAGAATTAATGAATTAAACACTATGAAAGAAATTGAGAACAGAACAGATATTTCAGTATTGGTTCACACTTTTTATGCCAGTATACGAAAGGACGATTTACTGGGGCCCATCTTTAACCGACATATTGCAGAAGAAGAGTGGCCTGCTCATCTTGAAAAACTAACAGATTTTTGGGTGACCAACTTATTAGGTCAACCATGCTTTAAAGGGAATCCTACTCAAGCTCATGTAGGAGTTGATAAAAACTTAAATTATAGTATCAGCCAAGTACATTTTGGTCAATGGCTTCAATTATGGTTTAGTACCATTGATCGTCTGTATACAGGGAAACTCGCAGATAGAGCAAAAGAAGCAGCAAGAAGAATGTCTACGGGGCAATTCATGGCAATATGGCATCATCGTCCTGAGGAAACTAAGGGTTAAAACACTTTTTCTCCATTAATATAAGTAGCTGTAACTCTTGCTTTTAAAAGCTCATCTTCTTCAACAGTGAGGATATCTCGATTAAGAATTACAAAATCAGCCAATTTATTAACCTCTAAAGATCCTTTGACCTCTTCTTCAAAATTAGACAGTGCAGCCCATATTGTCATTCCTTTTAAGGCTTGAATTCGGGATAAAGCATTTTCTATTTGAAAACCATTTTTGGGTAAACCGTCTTTATTTTTACGAGCGACAGCAGCATAAAAAGTGGTTAAGGGATCGATTCCTTCAATTGGGAAGTCTGTTCCCAAAGGTAACCAACCATTCTGATGTAAAAGATTCTGATAGGCATAACCAAAACGCACTCTCTTTTTCCCTAACCTTAAAAAGGCCCATTTCATATCTGAGGTTGCATGAGTAGGCTGTACAGAAGGTACCACAGAATAATCTGCAAACAGTCTAAAATCAGAAGAATCAATGATTTGCGCATGCTCAATTCTCCATCTACGGTCATTGGTTCCTTTTAATGCTTTAGCATAAGTATTCAAAATAAATCGAGCGGTAGAATCTCCAATAGCATGCGTACACATTTGAAATCCTTTTTCATGTAAAATCCCAGCATATTTCTGAAAATAAGCAGTATCATTTAACAACATTCCATAAACGGATGAATCGGCAATATCTGTATAAGGTCTTAAGAGACAAGCTCCTCTACTCCCTAAAGCACCATCCCCATAAAACTTAAAAGCATTTACCGTTAAACGTTCTGTTCTAAAAGGCTCTCCAACAGTGTCTAAGTAATAATCAAAATTTTCTTTGGAGTCGGTAAGCATTGCATAAATTCTCATTTTCAACTCTTCAGTTTGATGTAACTTTTCAATCAATTCAACATCCTCCTTGTCTAGCCCAGCATCATCAACTGTCGTTAATCCTACTTCAAAGCAATTTCTTTGCGCTGCTAATAACGCTTTTTTCTTTTCGGCTAATGTAGGTTTGGGAATAATGTCTAGTACCAAATCTACCGCATTATCAACTAATATCCCTGTCAATTGTCCGTCTTTGACACCTATTGTTCCTCCAGAAACTTCTGTTCCAAGATTAATGTTGGCCAAGTCTAATGCAACTTGATTAGCTACTGCCGCATGACCATCAACCCTTCTTATCAAAACGGGTTTATTAGGAAAATTAACATCCAATTCTTCTTTAGAAGGAAAGCTTTTATCGTCCCATAGAGTATTGTCCCAACCTCTTCCAGTAAGCCATTCTGATTGATTCGTTTTTTCAAAATTGATACACCTTTCGACCACTTCTTCAAACGATTGGCAACCAATTAAATTGACCTGTTGTAAAGTTAAACCATAACCTAAAAAATGGCAATGTGCATCAATAAATCCTGGATATACATATTGATTTTGAACATCAATTTTTTCTGTTGCACTGTATTTATTAAGAATTTGGTTTTCCTTTCCTACGGCGACAATTTTCCCCGCTTTAACGGCCATAGCTTCATGTATTGTATGCTCTTCGTCCACTACATAAATAGTAGCATTATGAATAATCAAATCGACCTTAGTCTTGGTAAGGCAACTTACGGTCAATAATGAGATCAATACCCCAACTAATAATTGTGAAAAAGGGAACTTCATAACTGATGAATTGATTTTTTTTGTTCTAAGAAGTAAAAAATAAAAATAGCCAAAAACGGTAGGGCAGCAACTTTATACCTAACTAATGCTCCAGCTACAGGAGTCGTTATTCCTATTACGGCAAATAATAAAAATGTAAAAAACACGATAAATAATAATGCATTGGTTTTCATTCCCCAATTTTTCAATTGCAGCATTGCTGGACACACATAAATTAGTCCCGATAACAATAATATGTTTTCAAATATTGCTGGAAAAGCCATAATCGACATTCCTGCTTGGGGTAAAGGTCGAATAAAACTATTTAAAATGCCATAAGGAATTGCTTTTAGTACACTCATAAAATTGGCTTCTAAATAAGGGATCTCAAAATAACTTCCAGCATTAGTATTAGCAACTAAGGTTAGAAAATCATGTTGCTTCAAAATTAAAGTAGACAATAATGGAGAGTTGAAGAAAATCGTTAGAAAAACAAGTGTGATTGCAAAATAAGTCACGATTGAATATTTAATCTTAATTCTTTGATTAATGGTGTATGCCAAAATAGGAATTGCTAGTGCAAAAACAATATAAAACTTTAGCAATGCTAATAGATACAATAGTCCCCCAATAATTAAAAAGTTTTTAAAGCTTACTCTTTCTAACGTTTTTATATGTAACAACTGAAAACAGATTCCTCCCAGAAAAAGTAACAATAGACTTTCTTTCAATACGCTAGAAGACCAAAAGAGAACTGATGGTAACCCCACGGTTACAAAAATTAAATAGGGAGATTGAATCTGTAAAAACG from Flavobacteriales bacterium harbors:
- a CDS encoding group III truncated hemoglobin yields the protein MKEIENRTDISVLVHTFYASIRKDDLLGPIFNRHIAEEEWPAHLEKLTDFWVTNLLGQPCFKGNPTQAHVGVDKNLNYSISQVHFGQWLQLWFSTIDRLYTGKLADRAKEAARRMSTGQFMAIWHHRPEETKG
- a CDS encoding Rrf2 family transcriptional regulator, which translates into the protein MFSKSCEYGLRAAIFIAQQSTLKQKVHLNDIASEIDSPSAFTAKILQLLTKQNIVKAIKGPYGGFLIEEQQLEQLLLSDIVDAIDGNQIYTGCGLGLKQCDAKSPCPLHHQFVNIRNELKTMLESTTLKSLANEMHTNLVWLKR
- a CDS encoding amidohydrolase — translated: MKFPFSQLLVGVLISLLTVSCLTKTKVDLIIHNATIYVVDEEHTIHEAMAVKAGKIVAVGKENQILNKYSATEKIDVQNQYVYPGFIDAHCHFLGYGLTLQQVNLIGCQSFEEVVERCINFEKTNQSEWLTGRGWDNTLWDDKSFPSKEELDVNFPNKPVLIRRVDGHAAVANQVALDLANINLGTEVSGGTIGVKDGQLTGILVDNAVDLVLDIIPKPTLAEKKKALLAAQRNCFEVGLTTVDDAGLDKEDVELIEKLHQTEELKMRIYAMLTDSKENFDYYLDTVGEPFRTERLTVNAFKFYGDGALGSRGACLLRPYTDIADSSVYGMLLNDTAYFQKYAGILHEKGFQMCTHAIGDSTARFILNTYAKALKGTNDRRWRIEHAQIIDSSDFRLFADYSVVPSVQPTHATSDMKWAFLRLGKKRVRFGYAYQNLLHQNGWLPLGTDFPIEGIDPLTTFYAAVARKNKDGLPKNGFQIENALSRIQALKGMTIWAALSNFEEEVKGSLEVNKLADFVILNRDILTVEEDELLKARVTATYINGEKVF
- the ric gene encoding iron-sulfur cluster repair di-iron protein produces the protein MEITKDTFIGEIVANNYETATVFSKHQIDFCCNGNRTLATACETTAVSVLDLIEELSSVTSHENESQNYHSWDLGFLADYIYNQHHTYIERKVPEIKQYLTKITSVHGEQHPELHQIKSLFFGAADDLIPHLKKEELILFPYFKKLDQALKTKSKVQSPQFGTVMNPINMMHHEHDNEGNRFREIARLSNNYTPPKDACNSYRVTYALLQEFEKDLHKHIHIENNILFKRAIALEKELMN